In Macrobrachium rosenbergii isolate ZJJX-2024 chromosome 16, ASM4041242v1, whole genome shotgun sequence, a single genomic region encodes these proteins:
- the LOC136847118 gene encoding location of vulva defective 1-like produces MAIIRGEPHTTVGLAWGKRRPAIAQTNTAVPTDTAESVNPVASTARTTIVATSSTSTPATEAKTSNAAFFTEATASGRRTIDPLIEYVITEETAAITSILDDINTHPPISEISSLDYQYFPPINHAFTRDSESFHLHTYSQNNSAHFTTPNSVSPSNVLTMLPEVRETQTLDFDNRENLGIWSDAHSEQLEEVPDKVLTKGETANTQPSLETTTNNYLSLSEEIQDRSSLLEGASVFPQETIIANKNNPVALWYSNATNNLYLNRSTVKNNQMSSYVTETADQKIDSNNFHLNPSLSSNSIDQANSVPLSMLMQEQEKANLAVRPPVFFQFLPKSALENNATNPLSQTSASPTANWYDILVNQVAQKLTTALPLSEVEFPYDRPTLRPPVYLRPTTKTQFLPTVSKPLKHNGPSKPDTELENKDSSSHTKLQNLEKTLTGWTSQVSRRPTQIYRRPIDAGLASLLQHWPQVSGQVQLPLTSNGTSRPLFIPMFTTGTPTRTTTTSPTTTSPLIPIKPSPKNEVSEDNRTVPPANFWMGVGREDPLGGGYDLAHSPHMFRSQEDYFLYLQDILSKAAQIENSQQQTATTTRLPPFATRQQDLKPTKVMVPFFPRNTNDTFVYDLDYLASLGGQVAYLVYPDYDYSEEPASPTPSTSAATVPRPSASPTTNMEQLYPFLGLGQTQLQNQSQSVVNEVHSYQNLVIQLTNGTNITVSVQPGGGNVIGGSSNLGPQAGSGSTSGQNTGGAGSGVTGSGDSSTLNGLSGPLDSSGTGSGAISGGGTGNVISSGGTGSGSISGGGSSSGTNTGSNTAGSLTGGTSTSNTGGVAAGGSATGGQSSAGSVDSDSPTIITIGLQGSGTSPTTLLTTTSPSSLGSGAFITRPFLTTAATKPATAPPGSSGFKPAVYRCNERGTESMTNFVNPSYPYRDTSAGICMFRLDIQPGVCQVRVDVIETHLAPPTEGVCVRQYLTVQGTIWRPGVQRICGTNSDTHFYLEVEEDIPSPFVEVAVSSQAGLSYRWGLWLTQLDCHEPSAILAPSGCFQYFTESTGEIKSFSFEDGEYYIDQHYRICLATTPKICSVTFSAQEQQFMIEKYGNIDEVPYDRSGMSSLYCVRDYLRIPDGSADGGAHTSSHDRYCGGRLASTHGAMAPSPVTSRVTSRIVVIEFHAGTPQKYVAKAHGPGFKVNFQHNPCPPQDDWYIQEAEANTRGVRPDVTLPPPLVLKVPSSSTLVSRRGEASNEDSQLLQLPYYRRRVGQQNGGGITRWRPFLIPHKEIDTSNGDQEALPSNANQYANGQRRWASLNGMRFAQRRPNYRRGNAPPKAEENKGQSSLEPQSSQEPETSSPQMPQGAIYSTESPPSGGNLPVFSEVQLPPPAWLSALQSPDGKGVTRPPLPPPPPPRRTTTTPLPALSPQQPDEAALSSRPPPPGYILKHPQDLINHRPQHFMREYSHVSASD; encoded by the exons ATGGCTATCATTAGGGGCGAACCACATACCACTGTTG GTCTAGCCTGGGGGAAGAGGCGGCCTGCAATAGCGCAGACCAACACGGCTGTACCAACAGACACAGCAGAGTCAGTTAATCCAGTTGCATCAACTGCAAGAACAACGATAGTAGCCACTAGTTCTACGTCGACTCCAGCAACAGAAGCCAAGACTTCAAATGCTGCATTTTTTACAGAAGCCACAGCCTCAGGGAGAAGAACGATAGATCCTTTGATAGAATATGTTATTACAGAGGAAACGGCAGCGATAACTTCGATACTGGATGATATTAACACTCATCCTCCTATATCAGAGATAAGCTCGCTTGATTACCAATATTTTCCTCCGATCAATCATGCTTTCACCAGAGATTCAGAATCATTTCATTTGCATACATATTCTCAAAATAATTCTGCCCATTTCACAACCCCAAACTCAGTGTCACCATCGAACGTGCTTACAATGCTTCCTGAAGTTAGAGAGACTCAGACATTAGATTTTGATAACAGAGAAAATCTGGGCATCTGGAGTGATGCGCACAGTGAACAGTTGGAGGAGGTACCAGATAAAGTTCTGACGAAGGGGGAGACGGCAAATACTCAGCCAAGTCTGGAAACGACTACAAATAACTACCTGTCATTATCTGAAGAAATTCAAGATAGAAGTTCTCTTCTTGAGGGTGCTTCAGTCTTTCCACAGGAAACCATAATTGCAAACAAGAATAATCCAGTAGCATTATGGTACAGTAATGCCACTAATAATCTCTATCTGAACAGAAGTACAGTTAAAAACAACCAGATGTCAAGTTATGTAACTGAGACTGCTGACCAGAAAATTGATTCCAACAATTTCCACTTGAATCCATCCTTATCAAGTAACTCCATTGACCAAGCCAATTCTGTTCCACTCAGTATGCTCATGCAAGAACAAGAAAAAGCAAATTTGGCCGTTCGACCCCcagtattttttcagtttcttccaaAATCAGCTTTAGAAAACAATGCCACAAATCCGCTATCTCAAACATCAGCTTCACCGACAGCTAACTGGTATGATATCCTGGTGAATCAAGTTGCCCAAAAGCTCACAACAGCATTGCCTTTGAGTGAAGTGGAGTTCCCTTATGACAGACCAACTTTGCGCCCTCCAGTATATCTGCGCCCTACAACAAAGACACAGTTTCTGCCAACAGTAAGCAAACCCTTGAAACACAATGGACCCTCAAAACCAGATACAGAACTAGAGAATAAGGATAGTTCCAGCCataccaaactgcaaaatttagaGAAAACCCTTACTGGCTGGACGTCTCAGGTCTCGAGAAGGCCTACACAGATATACAGAAGGCCTATTGATGCTGGTTTGGCAAGTCTTCTGCAGCACTGGCCTCAAGTATCAGGCCAAGTCCAACTACCTCTGACTTCAAATGGAACTTCAAGACCCCTTTTCATTCCCATGTTTACTACTGGCACTCCTACAAGAACAACTACAACGTCGCCTACTACTACAAGTCCCTTGATTCCCATAAAACCATCTCCAAAGAATGAAGTTTCTGAGGACAACAGGACAG TGCCACCAGCCAATTTCTGGATGGGAGTTGGACGAGAAGATCCGCTGGGAGGGGGCTACGACCTTGCCCACTCTCCTCACATGTTTCGAAGTCAGGAAGATTACTTCTTATACTTACAGGACATTCTTTCCAAAGCAGCACAAATAGAGAATTCTCAACAGCAGACAGCTACCACGACG AGGCTGCCTCCATTCGCCACAAGACAACAGGACCTTAAGCCAACTAAAGTGATGGTGCCATTTTTCCCCAGGAACACTAATGATACCTTTGTCTACGACCTGGATTACCTAGCTAGTCTTGGG GGACAAGTTGCTTATTTGGTGTATCCAGACTACGACTACAGCGAAGAACCAGCTAGCCCTACTCCATCCACCAGTGCGGCTACAGTCCCAAGGCCATCGGCAAGCCCTACCACCAATATGGAACAGCTCTACCCCTTTCTGGGACTGGGGCAGACACAGCTTCAGAATCAAAGCCAGTCTGTTGTGAATGAG gtTCACTCGTACCAAAACCTAGTTATCCAGCTGACTAATGGAACAAACATCACAGTTAGTGTGCAGCCTGGTGGGGGAAACGTCATCGGTGGTTCCTCTAATCTAGGACCTCAGGCAGGTTCAGGGAGCACCAGTGGTCAAAACACTGGTGGCGCTGGAAGCGGTGTCACTGGAAGCGGCGACAGTAGCACTTTAAATGGCTTAAGTGGCCCTTTAGACTCGAGTGGAACAGGAAGTGGTGCCATCAGTGGTGGAGGAACAGGGAATGTCATCAGTAGTGGAGGAACCGGAAGTGGCAGCATCAGTGGTGGAGGGTCATCATCTGGAACAAACACTGGCAGTAACACTGCAGGTAGTCTTACTGGTGGAACGAGTACCAGTAACACTGGAGGTGTGGCTGCAGGAGGGAG TGCCACAGGCGGGCAGAGCAGCGCAGGAAGCGTCGATTCAGATTCCCCTACCATCATTACCATTGGCTTACAAGGATCCGGGACTTCACCCACCACTTTGTTGACAACCACATCACCTTCATCTCTAGGATCTGGTGCTTTTATTACACGGCCGTTCCTAACAACTGCTGCAACTAAGCCAGCCACTGCTCCGCCAGGTAGCAGTGGCTTTAAACCCGCTG TGTACAGATGCAACGAGCGGGGGACCGAGAGCATGACCAATTTCGTCAACCCATCGTACCCCTACAGGGACACCAGCGCTGGGATATGCATGTTCAGGTTGGACATCCAACCTGGGGTGTGTCAG GTGAGAGTAGACGTCATCGAGACCCACCTGGCACCACCCACAGAGGGCGTCTGCGTACGCCAGTACTTGACAGTTCAGGGAACCATCTGGCGCCCGGGAGTGCAACGCATCTGTGGCACCAACAGCGATACCCACT TTTACCTGGAGGTCGAGGAGGACATACCGTCCCCATTCGTTGAGGTAGCAGTGTCCTCTCAGGCAGGCCTGAGCTACAGGTGGGGTCTTTGGCTCACCCAACTGGACTGCCACGAGCCCTCGGCCATTCTAG CGCCTTCAGGATGCTTCCAGTATTTCACCGAGAGCACGGGGGAGATCAAGAGCTTCAGCTTCGAGGACGGCGAGTATTACATCGACCAACACTACCGGATCTGCCTGGCCACGACGCCCAAAATTTGCTCAGTCACGTTTTCGGCCCAGGAACAGCAGTTCATGATCGAGAAATACGGAAATATAGATGAA gTCCCATACGACAGGTCGGGAATGAGTTCGCTCTACTGCGTGCGAGATTACCTCCGGATACCGGACGGGTCTGCAGACGGGGGCGCCCACACCTCCTCCCACGATCGGTATTGTGGGGGGCGCTTGGCCTCTACCCACGGTGCCATGGCCCCAAGTCCTGTTACTA GCAGAGTGACCAGTCGCATCGTTGTGATCGAATTTCACGCAGGGACCCCTCAGAAGTACGTCGCCAAGGCACATGGCCCTGGCTTTAAGGTGAACTTCCAACACAATCCCTGCCCACCTCAG GACGACTGGTACATCCAGGAAGCGGAGGCGAATACGAGAGGCGTGCGCCCCGATGTGACTCTACCCCCACCCCTGGTTCTGAAG GTACCTTCCAGTTCCACGTTGGTCTCGCGAAGAGGAGAGGCTTCCAATGAGGACAGCCAGTTACTACAGCTGCCTTACTACCGCCGTCGGGTTGGCCAACAAAATGGCGGAGGGATCACAAGATGGCGACCTTTTCTCATTCCACATAAGGAAATAGACACCAGTAATGGCGACCAAGAAGCGCTGCCTTCGAATGCAAACCAGTATGCCAACGGGCAGAGGCGGTGGGCATCTCTTAACGGAATGAGATTTGCCCAGCGACGTCCCAATTACCGCAGGGGTAACGCACCTCCCAAAGCCGAAGAAAACAAAGGCCAGAGTTCCCTAGAGCCCCAGAGTTCTCAAGAGCCCGAAACCTCCTCGCCCCAGATGCCCCAAGGGGCAATTTATAGTACAGAGAGTCCACCGTCGGGTGGAAACCTTCCAGTCTTCTCTGAAGTGCAACTTCCACCTCCAGCATGGCTCTCTGCATTGCAGTCGCCCGATGGTAAGGGCGTCACTagaccaccactaccaccaccgccaccaccgaGGAGGACAACGACAACCCCTTTGCCTGCTCTGAGCCCCCAGCAGCCTGATGAGGCTGCGTTATCATCGAGGCCGCCTCCTCCAGGGTATATCCTCAAACACCCTCAAGATTTGATCAACCATCGACCTCAGCATTTCATGAGGGAATACAGTCATGTCTCAGCGAGTGATTGA